One Ictalurus furcatus strain D&B chromosome 21, Billie_1.0, whole genome shotgun sequence genomic region harbors:
- the ghrh gene encoding somatoliberin yields MLFSLFKKHHLAVTVPTDSSVSTAVKFEKVEDKTLSSAFFKNEMHFFLFIHTGFSHLVRMMERAVVLVLCWMVMLGLCTPLYPSLRFGQRATAILMSSSLEDPLQPPTDYRSAQSQHVEFRSGRHADAIFTNSYRKVLGQISARKFLQTITGKGSGTRPGSEHYVKRQAGIFEDTYKQDLMSIEREHSYREQQRGRRGFSLQCNSCACGVTNRKCPETRLRK; encoded by the exons atgcttttttccctttttaaaaagcacCACCTTGCTGTTACAGTGCCAACTGATTCTTCAGTGTCCACTGCAGTGAAATTTGAAAAGGTGGAGGATAAAACATTGTcgtcagcattttttaaaaacgaaatgcacttttttttattcatacatACAGGGTTTTCCCACTTGGTCAGAATGATGGAGCGAGCTGTCGTGTTGGTGCTGTGCTGGATGGTGATGCTCGGACTCTGCACGCCACTCTATCCTTCACTACG GTTTGGTCAGAGAGCCACTGCGATACTGATGAGCTCCTCACTGGAAGACCCTCTGCAGCCCCCGACAGACTACAGATCTGCCCAGAGTCAGCACGTCGAGTTCAG GTCTGGGAGACACGCGGACGCCATTTTCACCAACAGCTACCGCAAGGTTCTTGGTCAAATATCTGCTAGAAAATTCCTCCAGACTATTACAGGAAAAGGATCCGG AACCAGGCCAGGATCTGAACACTACGTGAAACGGCAGGCGGGAATTTTCGAGGACACGTACAAGCAGGACCTGATGTCCATCGAGAGGGAACACAGCTACAGGGAGCAGCAGAGAGGACGTCGAGGCTTTAG TCTGCAGTGCAATAGCTGTGCTTGTGGAGTGACGAACAGGAAGTGTCCAGAGACTCGACTCAGGAAATAG
- the rpn2 gene encoding dolichyl-diphosphooligosaccharide--protein glycosyltransferase subunit 2: MALLRLVSIVVSILALGAWARNPTHHLTASDLDRLQDVLEQPFTDLKSAYFSIVGLSKLGASVPDSDEACNFITSNLDTSSIESLFYVAEASRALSSCEIHVSNETRDLLLAAVSEDSAISQIHQAVSALSSLGLPLASQEVVSAIKARVAKEDNVVAIMHALQTASRLSQQAELGEILEEIEDLAARLDDLGGVYLQFEEGLEATALFVSAAYALSDYMDVEPPLKEDQVIQLVNSIFSKKSWESLSEAFSVASAAAALSNNRFHMPVIVNALGSAAVSHSQPLLQLQVTDVLCQPLSSANVLVESATSVSSKAVVLSQTPFTLHDDIFELNFMASQPASGYYQFSIAVTGDSRLVANQIDLKVKVSTKVAINNMDLSVVDKDQSIGAKTTRVEYPNKAKTSFLADSHQNFAMTFQLVDEATGVELTPHQTFVRLHNQKTGQEVVFVAEPDSKNLYKFELDTAERKTEFDSISGTYALYLMVGDATLENPVLWNVADVVLKFLDEEAPSTVQSKNLYVPKPEIQHMFREPEKRPPTVLSNTFTALVLSPFLLLLILWFKLGANISNLSLSPSCVLFHVGHAAMLGLMYVYWTQLNMFQTLKYLAILGSLTFLAGNRMLAQKAVKRHKAK; encoded by the exons ATGGCGCTACTCC GTTTGGTCAGCATTGTGGTCTCCATCCTGGCTCTCGGAGCCTGGGCGCGCAACCCAACCCACCACCTGACCGCTTCGGATTTGGACAGACTTCAGGATGTCCTGGAGCAGCCGTTCACAGACCTGAAGTCAGCGTACTTCTCGATTGTTGGCCTGAGCAAGCTGGGAGCGTCCGTGCCTGATTCGGAT GAGGCTTGCAATTTCATTACGTCCAACCTGGATACTTCAAGCATAGAATCTCTGTTTTATGTGGCTGAGGCCAGTCGAGCGCTTTCCTCTTGTGAg ATCCACGTATCGAACGAGACTCGGGATTTGCTCCTCGCCGCTGTAAGCGAGGACTCGGCCATCTCGCAGATCCACCAGGCTGTGAGCGCGCTCAGCTCTCTGGGACTCCCTCTGGCATCGCAAGAGGTGGTCAGTGCCATTAAAGCACGCGTCGCAAAAGAGGACAATGTCGTGGC CATCATGCACGCTCTGCAGACAGCCTCCCGTCTCTCTCAGCAGGCCGAACTTGGAGAGATCCTGGAGGAAATCGAG GATCTGGCTGCTCGGCTGGATGACCTAGGGGGCGTGTACCTCCAGTTCGAGGAAGGTCTGGAGGCCACCGCGCTGTTCGTGTCTGCAGCATACGCTCTGTCCGATTACATGGACGTGGAGCCTCCACTGAAAGAG GACCAGGTGATCCAGCTGGTGAACTCCATCTTCAGTAAGAAGTCGTGGGAATCTCTGTCTGAGGCGTTCAGTGTAGCCAGCGCTGCTGCCGCTCTCTCCAACAACCGCTTCCACATGCCGGTCATCGTTAACGCTCTGGGCTCTGCGGCTGTCTCGCACAGCCAGCCTCTGTTGCAG ctcCAGGTAACTGATGTTCTGTGCCAGCCTCTGAGCTCTGCCAATGTGCTGGTGGAATCGGCTACCTCCGTGTCCTCCAAGGCTGTAGTCCTGAGTCAGACCCCCTTCACCCTACATGA tgaCATTTTTGAGCTGAACTTCATGGCCAGCCAGCCTGCGAGTGGTTACTACCAGTTCTCCATCGCCGTCACCGGAGACAGCCGTCTGGTGGCCAACCAAATTGAC CTCAAGGTAAAAGTCTCCACTAAGGTAGCCATCAATAACATGGACCTGTCTGTGGTCGACAAGGACCAGAGCATCGGTGCCAAAACCACTCG agTGGAATATCCAAACAAAGCCAAGACCTCCTTCTTGGCTGACAGCCACCAGAACTTTGCTATGACCTTCCAGCTGGTGGATGAAGCCACCGGAGTGGAGCTCACGCCTCATCAG ACCTTCGTCAGGCTGCACAACCAGAAGACGGGGCAGGAGGTGGTGTTTGTGGCCGAGCCGGACAGCAAGAACCTGTACAAGTTTGAGCTGGACACAgctgaaagaaagacagagttCGACTCTATCTCAGGCACCTACGCGCTCTACCTGATGGTGGGAGACGCCACGCTGGAGAACCCGGTCTTATGGAATGTG GCGGATGTTGTTCTCAAGTTCCTCGATGAGGAGGCTCCGTCTACGGTTCAGTCAAAGAACCTGTACGTTCCCAAACCAGAGATTCAG CACATGTTCCGTGAGCCAGAGAAAAGACCTCCTACTGTCCTGTCCAACACCTTCACCGCACTcgtcctctctcccttcctgcTGTTGCTCATCCTG TGGTTCAAgttgggtgccaatatttccaACCTCAGTCTATCCCCCAGCTGTGTGCTGTTCCATGTTGGCCATGCTG CCATGCTGGGCCTGATGTACGTGTACTGGACTCAGCTCAACATGTTCCAGACTCTTAAATACCTGGCCATCCTCGGAAGCCTCACGTTCCTGGCTGGGAACCGCATGCTGGCTCAGAAAGCAGTGAAAAG ACACAAAGCTAAATGA
- the mybl2b gene encoding v-myb avian myeloblastosis viral oncogene homolog-like 2b, which produces MSWWARGEDAECQDTDSDAADPKDCGKVKVKWTQEEDDNLRKLVQRIGTGDWKYIASFLPNRSEHQCQHRWYKVLDPDLVKGPWTKEEDEKVIQLVNKYGNKQWAVVAKHLKGRLGKQCRERWHNHLNPDVKKSSWTADEDLIIYKAHCMLGNRWAEIAKLLPGRTDNAVKNHWNSTIKRKVELGYYTGVDTTLHFIHQPEEGDVSAQQDADPVEDLCYGGELEAAAVPVVTQESVDSVPPKSAPANTASPKPPRAPATPPSDTESTTNSNSSVPAWVNDGSGFLSPSATPALKEVMDMMDGDLEGWCNLADFELPEERQSPDVLQFRLEGSALHELSKGSKGELIPISPGGATPPSILRNRTRRRIALSPDANDSMTPKSTPVKILPFSPSQFLNMWTKQDTLDLENPSLTSTPVCSQKAIVTTPLHRDKTPLTQKENSVFITPNHKADLDRTPRTPTPFKNALEKYGPIRPLPPTPNLEDLKEVLRSEAGIELIVKDESPSEQKPKAVHRPPMKKVRKSLALDIIDCKELRPARRQHSKPPAKHSRKADRLLSSSFNSSYTVKKEENVLDQGFILGPNESGPTAKQAQPNPNPVPPAPMSPAWEAVVCGRTTDQLIMTEKARRYLRSLKSNAHSRALILS; this is translated from the exons ATGTCTTGGTGGGCGCGCGG tgagGACGCAGAGTGTCAGGACACTGACTCGGACGCAGCCGACCCGAAGGACTGCGGGAAAGTCAAAGTGAAGTGGACGCAGGAAGAG gatgataaccTGCGAAAGCTTGTTCAAAGAATAGGAACTGGTGACTGGAAATACATCGCGAGTTTTCTACca AACCGCTCGGAACATCAGTGTCAGCACCGCTGGTACAAAGTTTTGGATCCAGACCTCGTCAAAGGGCCTTGGACTAAAGAAGAAGACGAAAAG GTGATCCAGCTGGTAAATAAATACGGAAATAAACAGTGGGCCGTGGTGGCCAAACACCTGAAGGGGCGATTGGGGAAGCAGTGCCGCGAGCGCTGGCACAACCACCTCAACCCGGACGTGAAGAAGTCCTCCTGGACCGCGGATGAGGATCTCATCATCTACAAAGCCCACTGCATGCTGGGAAACCGCTGGGCTGAGATCGCCAAGCTGCTGCCTGGAAG GACCGATAATGCTGTGAAGAACCACTGGAACTCCACCATTAAGCGTAAGGTGGAGCTGGGATATTACACGGGCGTGGACACGACTCTGCACTTTATTCACCAGCCTGAGGAAGGAGACGTCAGTGCTCAGCAGGACGCCGATCCAGTG GAGGATCTCTGCTACGGTGGAGAGCTGGAGGCTGCCGCTGTACCAGTGGTCACGCAG GAGTCTGTCGATTCCGTACCTCCGAAATCCGCTCCCGCCAACACGGCGTCCCCTAAACCGCCTCGAGCTCCAGCGACGCCCCCCAGCGACACCGAGAGCACGACCAACTCGAACTCCAGCGTCCCTGCCTGGGTGAACGACGGCTCGGGCTTCCTGTCACCTTCGGCCACGCCCGCGCTGAAGGAGGTGATGGACATGATGGACGGG GATCTGGAGGGTTGGTGTAACCTGGCTGACTTTGAGCTCCCGGAGGAGCGTCAGAGCCCTGACGTGCTGCAGTTCCGGCTAGAGGGCAGCGCTCTGCACGAGCTCAGTAAGGGGAGTAAAGGCGAGCTCATCCCCATCTCACCCGGAGGAGCCACACCACCGTCCATCCTGAGAAACCGCACACGCCGCCGCATCGCCCTCTCCCCCGACGCCAACGACTCCATGACCCCCAAGAGCACGCCGGTGAAGATCCTGCCCTTCTCCCCATCTCAG TTTCTGAACATGTGGACCAAACAGGATACGCTTGATCTGGAGAACCCGTCTCTCACGTCCACTCCCGTGTGCAGCCAGAAAGCCATTGTCACTACGCCGCTGCACCGAGACAAAACGCCGCTCACTCAGAAGGAAAACTCGGT cttcatcaCGCCGAACCACAAGGCTGATCTGGACAGGACGCCTCGCACCCCAACCCCCTTTAAAAACGCCCTGGAGAAATACGGGCCCATACGCCCACTG CCTCCAACACCCAACCTGGAGGACCTGAAGGAGGTTCTTCGCTCTGAAGCCGGGATCGAGCTCATCGTAAAGGATGAGAGTCCGTCTGAACAGAAACCCAAAGCAGTG CACCGGCCTCCCATGAAGAAAGTGCGAAAGTCTCTGGCGCTGGACATTATAGACTGTAAGGAGCTGCGCCCTGCCAGACGCCAGCACTCCAAGCCTCCTGCCAAACACAGCAGAAAG GCGGACCGTTTGCTCTCATCCTCTTTCAATTCATCGTATACcgtgaagaaggaggagaacGTCCTCGACCAGGGATTCATTCTCGGGCCCAACGAAAGCGGACCTACGGCGAAACAAGCGCAGCCGAACCCCAACCCCGTACCGCCTGCTCCT ATGTCTCCAGCGTGGGAAGCGGTGGTTTGTGGCCGCACTACGGATCAGCTGATCATGACGGAGAAGGCCAGGCGTTATCTTCGCTCTCTGAAGTCGAACGCACACAGCCGGGCCCTCATCCTGTCCTGA
- the si:ch73-303b9.1 gene encoding uncharacterized protein si:ch73-303b9.1, protein LEAGRNYKSFCFSELDQGFLRDCSLSVLSTEGTLKAPKSIVVEYKEPNSTLPASFYHSSSVLSPSNPPCKMSLLSPTLTMCSSGTSSLLEGKSSTPYERMTFQKPILASSLDLSSIDLTTSHPSWEVSLIKNNVESPKVWLDSSKVEFIWSPSYQATPPTLAEISSLICSGTPPEGQRSCRDFTFQDSNLRHAVLELTDEQQKSLSRNLAM, encoded by the coding sequence TTAGAGGCAGGTAGGAACTATAAGAGCTTTTGTTTTTCAGAGCTGGATCAAGGTTTCCTCAGAGACTGTAGCCTGTCTGTTTTGTCCACTGAAGGAACACTGAAAGCACCCAAAAGTATTGTGGTAGAGTATAAAGAACCCAATTCAACACTTCCTGCTTCCTTTTACCACTCTTCGAGTGTTTTATCTCCCTCCAACCCCCCATGTAAGATGTCCCTCCTGTCCCCAACTCTTACCATGTGTTCTTCTGGCACGAGCAGTCTCCTGGAAGGCAAGTCCTCCACTCCTTATGAGAGGATGACCTTCCAGAAACCAATCCTGGCCAGCTCATTGGACCTTTCCTCCATTGACCTGACTACCTCACACCCTTCATGGGAAGTCTCGCTCATCAAAAATAATGTGGAAAGCCCTAAAGTGTGGTTGGATTCCAGTAAGGTAGAGTTCATATGGAGTCCAAGTTACCAAGCTACACCTCCAACGCTGGCAGAGATTTCCTCACTGATCTGTTCAGGGACACCGCCAGAGGGTCAGAGGTCATGCAGGGACTTCACCTTTCAGGATTCGAACCTGCGCCATGCTGTGTTAGAGCTGACCGACGAGCAACAGAAGAGTCTGTCCCGAAACTTGGCCATGTAG